Within the Drosophila melanogaster chromosome 3R genome, the region CTTGaaatttatttctattttcaaACTATTGTCcgccattaaaaaaaaaattacacaaattaaCTTCAAATGGCTATTAATCGGTTTATATTGGATCTTTTGAGTATCACAACATTCAGCTTCGCAATTATAACTCCTTCCAGTATTTTGCAGAAGAGAAAATTAAAGTTTTGAAACagtatatttttttctctttcgcaTTGTAATTAagagaattttaaaaaaattgatttattggAAATAGATAGCCAAAGCATGGATTTGCAATATATGGTTCGCACTTACGAGTTTTCCATATACCATGTTCATtaagtaaaaatatgttttccGTAAAGAATATTATTAATCTCTTTAAACGTATTTTACCTCATATacttttttagttttcttatattttttattttgagtaATTCACAGGGGAGCTAAGCcaattaaacataaacatattcCATACTTTTTCAAGCATATCCTTTCAAAACCTCAACATAATTTGGCCACCAAACTTCCGACACCTGGGGAAATCAGCCCCCAACAACGCGTCCGCCCACACAAAATGCGGTCTAGAGTAAATTTGcgtaatttttgtttttataaataatggAATTACAGATTAACATGCACAAGTCCTACGAGCTGGAAGTCTCCTAATCTCGAAACCGAAATCCCTTGGCTATCAAATCCTTGCGAGCCTCCTGAATTtcatcctgcagctccttggcGGCCTCGGGACAATCGTTAAAAGTCAGAGTTCTATATAGAACAGTCCAAACGGAATATATCTGTGGGTAATATATAGTAGTAGTCAATAAGAGGTGTTATCTGCATTGATTCATATCCAAAAACTCACTCCAAAAATCACGAGGAGCAAAAGTGGTAAAAGCTGAATGTGCAGGAAATACTTGGTAGTTAGTGGCGTTTGCACTGTTCCCAAAACAACGGAGAGATAGGGAATCGCAAAGAGCGATGCGTAAAATAGCCAGCGTTGTAGATTTGTCATAGCTAACGAAATTTATTGGTAAACAAAACTAAACCGAAAATAAAGTTCTACACGTAAACATAGAGCTGGAACTTAAGCCGATGGTCACCCGGTAATTCGATATCGATATTTACCGGCTACTATCGATAGGAGGTTTACCTATTCAAATCTAGTTAGAGGTTTTCCTATTCATGTCTAGTTGGAGATTTTCTAATTAGTAATTCGTAGCCTGACGGCTTCCAGTTAGACATTGTTTACTTTTCTAATTGGCTAACTTAAGTGTGACCAAGCCCTAAGCACGTGCCATAGCACAAAGCTATCCACAGTCAGCAAATCAAATGCCATACTACTCAGCTAAACACAGTCAGCAATTTATCGATAGATCAAAGTTGCGCCATAACAGCCAGCCTTCTACAGCCAGCAATTTAAATCAGAGTAATCGATTGACGCAGTTTCAAACTTGTTAAAActaagttttaattaaacgttGGTGGGCGTGGTTTCTGCGGCGCCCACTGTACACGGCGTGTTGGCAAGCAGGTCAGCGGTTCGGCAGCCAATTATTTGGAACTTGACCTCGTTCGCGGGCAAGTCGCCGCCAACAAAGAGTTTCGGCTGGCTGCTCAAGGCCCACAGCTCCTCCTCTCCCTTGGAATTCCTGTTGATCTTGAGGCCCGTGACGAACTTGATCTTGTGCGGATTGTAGGCCACCACACGCAGGTCATCCGCCGTGTAGTTGGACACGGACTCCTCCCATTTCACCAGCGCCCCTAAACTGATGAGGCTGCAGTAGAGATTCCCCGACTGATCCATCACCTCCGATTCGCACTGGATTCCTCGGGTGCCCAGGCTGTGGAAGCTATCCCTGCTGGCATTCGCAGACTTCCAGAAGGTCTCGTTGTTGATCAGGGAGAGCGGAACCCTCATCTCATTAAAGGAGTTCAGCGTGTGAAAGTACAGAAAGCGGTCTGTAAATTTGCATtggaaattataaataatttttgagtatttagaatttaaattgaatagcTACCTTCCACTTCGCTGGGACTGAGGCTCACTGTAAATATTCCCGCCTGCGAGTTGCTGGAGCGTCCTAATCTCAGCAAGGGCGACGGCTTCATGGACTCATGCTCTATGCGCCAGGATCGTCCCGTCAGGGAGTCAAACACGATTAGACCATAACCCCAGGCATCGGCTATATACGCTCTGCCGCCAACACATCGGTTGGGTGTGCCCCTCTCGGCCAGATCCACCACCAAAGCCGTGAAGATGGATACGCTGGGAATGTAGGAATCGGGCGGAAGTGCGTGTCGTTGGACTAGTTCGTCCTTCACCAAATCAAATGTGAGAATTTGTGGCGGGCACAACTGCAGGGAGTTTACCTGCCCTGAATCCACCACCCAGAGTCGCCAGCACTCGTCGATCTGGGAGAAAACgataaatattcatgaaatatcTTCTGTTGGGAAAATATGCTTTATTACTTACATAAGTCCTAATGGCTGAGGTGATGCCGGAGCAATTGTTGGGTGGCACGTGCCACTCCTCGTTGGGATACGGTTCCAGTCTGGGATTCTCCACCAGCTCATTGTGCTCCGCAATGACGGTGGCCAGTGTGAAGGGTGTGGCCATCCCCAGTCGCGGAATCGTGAGAAAGGTGCGATGCCTGCCCTCATCGCCGTACTCAATGTCCACATCCACCGGCAGAAAGCGATTGCCCTTGGACAGATCGTCGCCCAAACTGAGGTTCGTCCACTGATGCAGGGTGTGCAGCTCCTTGAGGACCAATGCCTGGCCCTGGACTGCACAAAATAATGCGAGCAGGACGACCAACATGGCTATCAAATGAGAACCTGCTAAGTGACAGTTCCGCGCGGTTCAAACGATTGCCGAAGACTAAAGATGTGCAGGTAGGCCCTAAAGTTCTTAGCCTTCAATCTCAAAGTGCACTCAGAGAAACTTAAGCTATGTGGTAATAGAACAAATGTTGCAATACATTTAAGTCCTATCATTGCTAAATCCAAAGATAAGAATCTTTATTTAATGATTTATTacttataattttataaatgcgAATGAATGTAAAAATTTAACACGACCTCAGCACTTATTAAGTGAAAAGAATAAGAAAGCTGATAAAGAGTGTTTGgcattttggtatttatttttgcgAGTGTAACATGGACCATCAAACCCAAAGACAAAGGTCGTGTACCTGTGGCGGTCAAGCAAACACTTTCGAATCGTCCCAAGATTTATAGATGGACATCTTTTATGTCGGCtttaaaagtatttacacAGATCTCGAGGGTGTCTGGGCATTAGGAATTGGGCACCTAAAAGCAGCCCCGCCCCTGCAACAGGTCATCAACATCGCACCGCATCACCCGATAATTGATTTCCCTGTAGTCAATGGTTCCGGCGAATATCTTCTGCAGTCGATCGGAGAGCAGCCACAGTTCCTCCCGTCCATCAGCAGGTCTGCGGACAATCTTCATGCCACTCACAAATTGCAGCGTAGCCGGATTAATAGCAAGTAGCTTGACATTTTCGCGATTGTAGGGCCTTCGTATGTCCCAGCCGAAAATTCCGATTGGCTCCAGGAAGCCACAGAACAGGAATCCTTGTCTGCTTATCGCATGCGAGGCACACTGAATCCCTCTCTTACCCAAGACAGTGAATTCCGACAGGGAGGAGCTCAGACCCTTTTGCCAATTCGTGGCATTATTTAGGATATCCAAAGGAATGGCCAGCTCCAGTTCGTTGGACAGCGCGTGGAAAATCAGATGGCGGCGCAATCCCAGTCCCAAAGGAGTCGTCGCCAAAGCCAAAGGTCCATCGAGCAGCTCAAAACTCTCACCAGCCACTGTGTGCGTTCCGAACTTAGCATCCGGATAGGTGAATTTGTTCTCGATGCGCCAGGAGCTCTGACCCACGACATCGTACACCACTATGGCCTTACTTGTGGGATCCGCCAGATAGGCAAATACATCCTTGCACTGCCCACTTGGCGGTGGGTCCCTGATGTCTGCAAATATATTCACAAATCTACTGACCTTCGCCTTATAGGATGTTTCGGGCAGACGATACCGATGGATCAACTGATCGGTGGCCAAGTCGAAGACCATAACCTGTGGGGCACAGTGCTGCACGAACTCAATTTCACCGCTGTCCAGCACCCACATCTGACCACAGGCATCGATATGAACCCGGTACACGGACGTTAGACCATCGCAATTCGCTCCGTGGCTACTGTGCCACTGGTAGCTAGGATAGGCCTGGATTTCACTTCCGTTCTCCCGCTGCACATTGGTCACATAGCCCAGGGAAAAGGGAACTCCCTGTCCGAAGCGAGGCGATGTCACAAAGTGTCTAGGTGGACCGCCATTAGCTGGAAAATAAGGTGAAGAGTATTTAGAGTACAAGGATTATTAAAGTATTATTTTACAGAAAACATATTTACTGGGAATTTATTCCCAGTTCAGTAATAGACTTGTCAGGTTATATACCCATTttcgaaatgcaaattaaatgttaCTAATCAATCGTAAAGCAACAATTTTTTCACATACTAtgagcttattaattattcattgtaaaaaatcaatattttggTTATTCCTGCAATACTTCTTTGTGATGCTTACGTGGATAATAAACATCGATGTCTATGGGTATGGGACTATCCGGATTATAGCGACCATTCCGGAGCACCTGATCGCGTTCCTGTTCACTGGGGAAGCCGTACTGCAGATTCTTCCATTCAAAAACTATGGGTGTATCCCTATAATCCGAGGGAAACTTGAAGTCCGGAAAGATGGTCTTGGGAGGATTAAGGTGGTACTGGGCCAAGCAAAGATTTGGGTAAGCGAGCCACACAACAAGGGCTAGAATAAGCCTTGAAGGAAATATAATTGTTATCACTGAGTTTTGTCAACTTTTTGGTGGTTTAATGTTATACATTTTAAGAGGTGTTTGGCACGATGAGAGATCCTTACGCGAGGGCTCTCGCTATTATACTGAACCATCACACACCAAAAAACCATACGAAATTGGGAAATAACAAAACCAGAAGCCATTTTAAGATGGTATATCTTACTTGCTCCAACTggtttttaaattgtattttgagTCTGCTGTGTTGTTTATATACGCTCATTTCTCTAGAGGCTCTTCTTTTGTTATCTTACCCTTGCTACGGGTATTTCCCTTTGTATAGacgaaatatataaatagatatatagaATGTATAAATAAGTTATTAGCAATGGAAATATATAGaggtattttattttgtttaatattacTTTAATATAATAGCCATGCCATAATGCAAATgaagtgaaatatttttcgttaGGATATTTGGCTAATAAAAATCCTATAATTTAATAGATTAAGATTCAAACATAACTTAAACAGAATTCAACGGACACATAAGTGTTGATTTTATGTGCTGacattgaaaaaaaaacacgaactAGTCAGGGACTGATTTATGTCAAAGCTCTTATCACCTGTCTTGCTAAGCAAGCTTATGAATATCGAAATGCCCATGAATCACTCAGTGGACTTAATAGTTTATAGTTAATGGGTTCCTACAGATCTGGTCTACCGATACAGTCGTTCCTCGCTTATAGAAGATCCTTACTTAGAGTtgataaatgcaattaaaatgcaagtAATCGTGCTTAAAATGTACAAATGTGATGGGAAATTATTGTGTTTTGCTAATTATTAggttatatattttatttcctagatttttaaagaaaataaaaataattgaggCTTTGGTGTTTACAGCAAATGAAGTATGTCGGATATGTCTTTTTGGATTAAACGCCATTGCAACTGAAAAgaggaaatttaaaattggcACTGCAAGTAAAACTCAATTGCCTGAATGACTTTGAAATTTTCGGAAGCAAATTATGGTACACAATAATCTTAAACATGCTAAATGAACACATAGTGcccaataaataaatcatcgGGTGCTTATGGCTTTATGATCGGAATGGCCTATTGCCTCTTATATGCAAAACGAATGTGGTGGAGGCGCGTGCCACTTAGAATTATACCACAAACCAGTAAAATGGAGAAATAAACTCATTAAATGTGGCAAAAAACTAGTTTGGCTGTCGTTTCACGCCTCATTTAAGTGTCAGTTGAGTGCAACGACTGTGCATTGGACGGTAACTTggcttaatttgtttaattaatcaaaaatcATTTTGTCAATTTGGACATTCTGTCCGCTTTGGTCACTTAATACAACCTTTTTTGTTTCGGCTTtcataatatttaaacaaagctCAATGGACGGCGTTATTTGGCGCAAAGTTATAAAATTTTTACGGGTTCGAACTCGTCACTCACTtttcctttatattttttattgttcaaTTTTATTAGTGGACTTTTTCggaaatgtatatttaatgaATATGTACCCGGCTTGTGTGTTGTATCATGTAAGCGAATTGCAGATAAAAAGTTAAGAATGTATCAATAAAACCAATTGCATATTTTCGTACAAGTGTGTAAATTAATTGGATATAAgcttgtaaaatatttaaattcaattgcttGGTTTAGAAAGTGTCCCAACTGATTGCCCGAAATCACATTCATAATCAATTAACCAATCCCACACACCTGACTGCATGCAAATTTCGCAGATCTGTCCACCTTGCCCCTGTGCActttgtttcttgtttttccaTCAATTACTGCCTGGAGCGGCCGATACTATCTAATCCCACCGACGCCTGCCAATCGACCGGTTTTGGCCACAAATTATTAATGGCATTTAAAGCAGAATACTGTGTGATGACCGAAACTGGTCGCTTAATTTGGCAAACTTAgcaaaaatataagtttaataTTCTTCGCACATTTAATATAACCTTACTCTACATTGCCTTCAATTCGAGAAGAGTGCTAATATACGGAATATTTATTTCCCAAATTAAGTAATATTAATAGCCAACGATGCGTGGAATAACTGCCGGATGTTGGCTTATCACCTTGCCAGGGTATCAAATGTTAACCAATCTCCAATACCGTGTTCCACATTGTGTATATCTGTTACCACACTAATCTGCAACAGGTGGCAGACTTGTTCCGATTTTATAGTTAATGTCTTTGTTAATCATTTGAGCTGTGACACTGCCATTCAATGCATACTAATGCGAAAATAATCCACGATAAAGTGTCGCCGCCGATATTAACGTTTAATTAATTGGTTTGAAAGTAATAAATAGTAGTATCTATTGCCAGCATTAATCAGACTTTGTAGCTTTATTGCTGGAGAagaaaaactataaataacATTTGTTAGAGCCATAAGTTAAAAGCGACCAATTCATAATCTATAGAATTCCGGAATACGGATTTTACACCGATTAGTTGGTTTTTGAACTTTGAATTCATGATAGGTAATAAAATTTGCAGGCTTCGAAACAGGAACTTGCAACTCAAGCTTTTTGATTGATGACTCGTTTTATAGCTCCACAGCAACTTTGGTTAAGGTACAAGTCTTACAGTCAATACACATGAGCAGATAtgtcataaaaataatttattcaatttacattttatatttacatcAGCTGATGCGagcattgcgtatacgcagaGTGTACGCGAGTTGTCTTTCACTGCTGATCCACCGACCTCGTGGTCCGCTGATAGTAGTAACCACTGTGGCGGCCGCTGAAGGCGGTGGGTGGCACCGAAACCACTCGGGTGGTGGCCGCCGGAGAGGTGGTGCCCACCAGGGTGTCCAAATAGGACCGCTGGAAGTTGTCCCTGGTCGCCTTGCTGGGCGGGAAGGCCTCTCCCTGATTCAAAGCGGTAAACGGATTGCGAGCAGAATAGTTGACAATGCCGCCGGTCTCGAACTTAAAGGGCGATTTGGTCGTAAAGGGCGTGGTCAGCGCCGGACTGGTGAAGTACGTTTGCAGGGCATTCGTCGAGGCCTGACCGTGAGTATTGAAAACGCCGTAGTTCAACAAACTATTGTGAGTGGGTGGTGCGGGTAGGGCGACTCGATGACCCAGCAGCGAGTTCCCAGCGGGCAGTTCTAGCCTAACAATGCGATTGTTAAACTCATTGGGATTCAGGTTCTTGAGGAAGAAGCGATGGAACTTCGAGGCTATGGCATAGATTACACCCGGCTCCGATTTTGTGGTGGTGATATCGGCCACAAACTGCAACTGATCGCGATCGAAGGCCAATACCGATTGCTGGTTTGTCGTTGGATTCCACGAGGCGATGGCTGTTTCACTCAGGGGACTGAAGATCAGGCTGCTGTCGAACGGGGATACGGCGAGGCCAATGCCCTGGGAGCTCTTCTTGCCCACCAGCTTCACATCCAGCATTTTGCCATCTGGCAAAGGACCCGCACGCAGGACATTCTTATGCACGGAGAAAACTCTGTAAAATAAAGAGATACAATTAGATATTACTAATTTTTGCTTTAAAATCTAAACCTATCATAGCCTATAGCCtatttacttttttaattatgatCGTCCATGTATATTTTAATGAGAAAGCTAACATAACTCGAAGatatttgaattaatttaatgatCATTATTTCAACAGTTAAGCTAACATTGAAACTCAAAAGGCAATGTAAGCCATTACAGATAATCATACCTTCCTAAAGCTACGTGACCAATTACCTTAAGTCAATAAAGGTATTTCTATGTTTTTTGTGGGTAATTTGCAACTGAATGAACTGGTTCGGTTTTCTACTCAAAAATCGAATTACCTATCAAATTTTTTACTGTTTAAAGTTGACTCACCTATCCGTGGCCAATGGCTGGAAGTAAACCACACCGGTGCGCTCATCGAAAGTCAAACCGACCACTCCATCCATCAGAACAAAGCGGTGCTCATGAATCTCGGACTGTGCGAAGTCCGGATCAGGATACATGGCTGGATGGGATACCCGCCAGGTGACGTCCTTTCCACTGTCGTACACAATAATTCCCGGCTCCACGGTGTCGGTAATATAGACGAACACATCATCGCATCCCTTGGCCGTCGTCTCATCAATCACCATGTTGGTGAACAGGGACTCTCCTCGCAGGACCTCCGGAGGAAAATCAATACGTCTCACCACTCGATCCGTCGCCAGATCCACGACCAAGATCTTTGGCGGGCAAGTGATTTCGTAATCCTCCAGGGATCTCGATATTCCAGCATCCAGCAGCCAAATGCGATTGCAGGAATCCACACGCAGGCGGTAAACCGAAGTCAGGATGAGATCGCTGCAGTTGAAGTCACTGCGTCCTGTGTTGGAGAATGTCCAATCGGGAAAGGCGTTCAGGGTGGGGGAATCCCCAAACTGGGCCTTGGAAACCCAGCTCACAGTCGAGGGCACTCCTGAGAAGAGCTTTGGTGTGGCCACAAATATCCGATCATCCGTAACAGCCAGGCCGGTGATGAGAACATTTTGAGGATTATAGAAATTAGGATCGGAGACCGGAGCCTGAGGTTCGAAGTTATAGCGCAGGAGTTTCCACTGCTTGGCCACCTGCAAGCCAGGGGTTAGAGCCTGGCTAACCGGCGACCAAAGGACCGCACAAATCACTCCAACTAGGATGCGAATCATGGCAAGAGGAGGTCTGCAAGatattaaaacaaagaaaCCAGAATTACTTGATGTTGCAGCTACTGCAAGTCGAGAATTTAAACTGCTGCAATTCAGATTCTGCTGGGGCTTATCTATCATTTCTATTTCCGGACGATCGTCATGGGAGGAAATTGCAATCACAAATTTTCCCAACATAAAAATCGATTCTTATTGTTGCTAATGAAAGAATTAGCTTGTTTTGTACTTTAATGAATGTCGAACCCTTCGAAAATCtttatgaatattaaataaaatctcTCAATCGAAAAGGTTGTTTTTATTAATGGCTTTGAAAATGGTCTACATTTCTTTATAAACACCGTGCTTAATAATATGATTTTACCAATATTATACTTGAAACtagataaacaaatattgcaATTTTATAGTATAGAGATTTATTTTCGTAtgtgcatatttttttatgctgTTACTAATTTTCTTAATCATATTCTGAATTTTACCTTAATTTACGAAACTTTATTTGTAGTGTAGAGACTTTGAAAACCGCATGCAATAAATGCATAATCAATAGGTGAAGTACCAGAGTCCCTGGATCGTGCAATTGAATGAATTAGCTCCAAACGATTAGCAAGTCGTTTTAGGCAATTGCAGAcgatgcatttttaattgttgaGCTACAATCTACATACAATGCCGTAAACTATTTCATGGAATTCCCAGCCAATTCACTCAATTTAAATGGAACCAATAAGGTTAGTTAGCTGTCAAATCAGAAGCCTTTCTAACTAAATGCAGAAAAGATATTCTCGGTGATACATATTACATGTAAATGTGCCAATTCCGGTACCGAAGCCGGTATGCGGATTGTGGATTTGTGGAGTGCAGACTTGAAAATGCGGAGTGGGCTTGGCAATTGTATTCAAATGAGTTCGCAATGCAGCTGGGTCAGTCCGGATTGAAGTGTCCGCATCCATCAGATACTTGCGCTTGCATCTGCGGCGTGCTTTTATTTCTCACGCCAGTCGAATCCCACTCGTAGACACGATCTCAATGATCAGTTGCAAGAGTTGCACtaataaaaaattcaaattgtcATGTCTCAAGAAACAAACTTCCATTGAAAAACATATTTGGATACATTTTCTATATCAATTTGCTATTTATTGACCATTAGCCATCATTACGCTTtagttttaatgtttattaaaatcagtTAACATGacatgcattttaaaattgaagTTTAATATTCagcactcagaaaaaaaacaacatttttttacttttggatATCGCAGTAGAttgcattgttttttaatatatcCCAAATCCATCTTTAGGTTTTCGACCCGACTTTCTGCAGTGTAACGGTCAAGcgtatgcattttttttaattgctcaGCAAGTTTTGGTTGGTGCGGAGACATAAGGAACGACACTTTAATTTGCTATCCACTGGTCAGAggcatttgaatattttggCCAATTGGCTGTGGGCAGTTGTCTCTGATTTCGCTCAAAACATATACTATTAAGTGGCGGAGGCAACTCCTAGACTCGTTTGGCTCTGGCAAATTGCAGAGAAACATGGCCAACGTGCTGCATGAAACTTTCATTGGCGCGTGCCACGGTAAGCAGTTAGagataattgaatttttgtaattttcaagCTAGCAACTGGCATTTGATGAATTACATAAAACAAAGAGTGAAAAAGTCAAGGCTAATCCCGGCGCCACATGCGTAAAATAGATTTATTTCTGCGCACCTGTGCACTTTACATAACACTTGTGCAACGTCGAGCGGAAACTCGGAAATTCAGAAAAGAAATGTGAAGAAGAAAACTCGACTGAGGTTTTTGTCACTAGTTTATTGGGCTCACTGGGCGGCAAGCGGAACAAACCGCTTACAAAAAGTTTACAAGTCAAGAGCTACAAGCCATAAAACGCCAGGCCACTTGTTTTTTATATTACATGTTATTATATGTACTTTTTTTTGGCTCAAATGCGCATTTCGCTTGATAGCCATTCACGATGATGAGCTATGGCAGCCCAATGAAATTTCGCttaattttcgtttaatttgtCCATTAACTTTCAGCACGAAGTGGTTCGAAAGCGTATGCTGAAAACAACTTGGCTGCACGATAGAAAAATCTTGGccaaattatttattgcaaTGTAGcagtttaataaaatatttggcTCAGTGACCCTTGGAAAATCGCTATTTTGCCGTTTTAGACATGCAATTTTAATCAATGATAAGAGAATTTGtaaatttaactaaattaaaaaattgatGACTGATTTTCCACCAAATGTTTTATAGTATTTCAGCATTTCCTAGGTACTGTATTGATATGTATTTtcaaaatgcataaaataaattacattttattatgcATCTAGGCCCAAAGCCTAgaccaaacaaataaatcaatgaAAACCCCTTTAAAAACTTTGACCTAATGAAATTTTCTAACAAAGGCCTAATATTATTTACATTATTCATTGGAAGCATAAATCTATGCgcaataaaagaaatgtatAGATTGTGGGCCACTTTTGGACAGCCCATTAATTAATGGGTCCCTTTGAGACATCTCCATAGCCAAACGTGACGTAACGAAAAGCGTTATTCCCCCATTGGACGCCAGAGGCTAATTAAGCAAAATAACTTCAACCTAGTTGCACCAACTAGTACTACACACTACGACTATGCGATTGGATGGTGTGTTGCCTTATCTGAATCACAACGTTACAATGTTTTGCACCTCGTT harbors:
- the Dpm3 gene encoding Dolichyl-phosphate mannosyltransferase subunit 3; protein product: MTNLQRWLFYASLFAIPYLSVVLGTVQTPLTTKYFLHIQLLPLLLLVIFGIYSVWTVLYRTLTFNDCPEAAKELQDEIQEARKDLIAKGFRFRD
- the yellow-e3 gene encoding yellow-e3, coding for MLVVLLALFCAVQGQALVLKELHTLHQWTNLSLGDDLSKGNRFLPVDVDIEYGDEGRHRTFLTIPRLGMATPFTLATVIAEHNELVENPRLEPYPNEEWHVPPNNCSGITSAIRTYIDECWRLWVVDSGQVNSLQLCPPQILTFDLVKDELVQRHALPPDSYIPSVSIFTALVVDLAERGTPNRCVGGRAYIADAWGYGLIVFDSLTGRSWRIEHESMKPSPLLRLGRSSNSQAGIFTVSLSPSEVEDRFLYFHTLNSFNEMRVPLSLINNETFWKSANASRDSFHSLGTRGIQCESEVMDQSGNLYCSLISLGALVKWEESVSNYTADDLRVVAYNPHKIKFVTGLKINRNSKGEEELWALSSQPKLFVGGDLPANEVKFQIIGCRTADLLANTPCTVGAAETTPTNV
- the yellow-e2 gene encoding yellow-e2, which produces MLILALVVWLAYPNLCLAQYHLNPPKTIFPDFKFPSDYRDTPIVFEWKNLQYGFPSEQERDQVLRNGRYNPDSPIPIDIDVYYPPNGGPPRHFVTSPRFGQGVPFSLGYVTNVQRENGSEIQAYPSYQWHSSHGANCDGLTSVYRVHIDACGQMWVLDSGEIEFVQHCAPQVMVFDLATDQLIHRYRLPETSYKAKVSRFVNIFADIRDPPPSGQCKDVFAYLADPTSKAIVVYDVVGQSSWRIENKFTYPDAKFGTHTVAGESFELLDGPLALATTPLGLGLRRHLIFHALSNELELAIPLDILNNATNWQKGLSSSLSEFTVLGKRGIQCASHAISRQGFLFCGFLEPIGIFGWDIRRPYNRENVKLLAINPATLQFVSGMKIVRRPADGREELWLLSDRLQKIFAGTIDYREINYRVMRCDVDDLLQGRGCF
- the yellow-e gene encoding yellow-e, which encodes MIRILVGVICAVLWSPVSQALTPGLQVAKQWKLLRYNFEPQAPVSDPNFYNPQNVLITGLAVTDDRIFVATPKLFSGVPSTVSWVSKAQFGDSPTLNAFPDWTFSNTGRSDFNCSDLILTSVYRLRVDSCNRIWLLDAGISRSLEDYEITCPPKILVVDLATDRVVRRIDFPPEVLRGESLFTNMVIDETTAKGCDDVFVYITDTVEPGIIVYDSGKDVTWRVSHPAMYPDPDFAQSEIHEHRFVLMDGVVGLTFDERTGVVYFQPLATDRVFSVHKNVLRAGPLPDGKMLDVKLVGKKSSQGIGLAVSPFDSSLIFSPLSETAIASWNPTTNQQSVLAFDRDQLQFVADITTTKSEPGVIYAIASKFHRFFLKNLNPNEFNNRIVRLELPAGNSLLGHRVALPAPPTHNSLLNYGVFNTHGQASTNALQTYFTSPALTTPFTTKSPFKFETGGIVNYSARNPFTALNQGEAFPPSKATRDNFQRSYLDTLVGTTSPAATTRVVSVPPTAFSGRHSGYYYQRTTRSVDQQ